AGCCCTCGGCACTTGTTACCGACGGTGTGATTCGCCAACTAGGCTGTCACAACTGCAATACGATCTCTCCAGTGTACGCCGATGCTGTTTCACCGAGAGTCACTGCCCAACATGGATGTTTTACGGTGCACACCTTCGAGCAACCAGACCTCCGGGAACTCGCGACCAACAGGGCCACAGTTCGGCCCTTTCTTGCTGACATCCGAATTCCCGCGGCGCGAAGACGTCAAATCCGTCATGAACTCATGACGGCGTTCGGAGTGGGGGATGCGACGCTTTTCCCCGGCCCTGACGGCCTTGCACAGGAGCTGCGACGATTGTACGGCCTGGAGGGTCTTGGTTAACGTAGCCCAGTCCGTCCGTCTCATTCGCCTTTGCGGGCAGAAGGTCGATCGTTACCGAGACGCCAAGCAATGGAGGCCCTGAGCCGCTAGGACGCAGATTGTGCAACTAAGCCTCCGGGCGAGGCGGAGCGTTGCCCCAGCATTGCACCTGTCGATCTGAAGCTCGCACGCCACACGTGTAGCCTGCGCCCGCGCTCACACTGGTGAAGGCGATCCCAG
The DNA window shown above is from Pseudomonadota bacterium and carries:
- a CDS encoding FRG domain-containing protein, which encodes MLRYKANAQLEFELQQRFRQRGFSWLGGLDQHQLASVMQHHGAPTRLLDWTENSLAALFFATRDHQYLDQDEDSLVWVLQPSALVTDGVIRQLGCHNCNTISPVYADAVSPRVTAQHGCFTVHTFEQPDLRELATNRATVRPFLADIRIPAARRRQIRHELMTAFGVGDATLFPGPDGLAQELRRLYGLEGLG